The following coding sequences are from one Arachis hypogaea cultivar Tifrunner chromosome 7, arahy.Tifrunner.gnm2.J5K5, whole genome shotgun sequence window:
- the LOC112702753 gene encoding uncharacterized protein, producing MNSGTVDQLFTSEWHFVYQEASSPASAWGSDHATDINDLGLHRTILTDEEENDCDFVYDISRDAKRNGFEFTDAIDSETIFDTKHAADERIRLEELRQKVLPEIGYQLLHSYSEQIKDWGWMCNIHVHFEPYKRNLDVSTDNNGRHTYSGTLYFRCQLK from the exons ATGAACTCTGGGACTGTTGATCAGTTATTTACTTCTGAATGGCATTTTGTCTATCAAGAAGCCTCATCTCCAGCCAGTGCATGGGGTAGTGATCATGCAACTGACATTAATGATCTTGGACTTCATCGTACAATACTTACTGATGAGGAAGAAAATGACTGTGACTTTGTCTACGATATTTCAAGGGATGCCAAACGAAATGGCTTTGAATTTACTGATGCTATTGATTCGGAAACAATATTCGACACAAAG CATGCTGCAGATGAAAGAATCAGACTGGAAGAATTGCGGCAAAAG GTGCTGCCAGAGATTGGTTATCAACTACTTCATAGTTATAGCGAACAGATTAAAGATTGGGGTTGGATGTGCAACATTCATGTTCATTTTGAACCTTATAAAAG GAATCTGGATGTTTCAACAGACAACAATGGCCGTCACACTTATAGTG GTACCTTGTATTTTAGGTGTCAACTTAAATGA